A region from the Flavobacterium enshiense genome encodes:
- a CDS encoding polysaccharide deacetylase family protein, with translation MTRLPILMYHNVSEEEKKSRGLIISAAKLESQFRYLTENKYISYHLSELETKSQLPKKSIIITFDDVTENQLIYAVPLLKKYNLKATFFVPFAYVDKTDMWNDGSEKIMSYEQLRNLPEIIELGLHSYAHKKYDSLSELEINNDFEKCFKCIEEHNLKVYSAVAYPYGNFPKKEPEKSKFKTNLKQNDIKMGLRIGNKINKFPFKNPFEIMRIDVKGEDSLLKFKLKLRFGKLKLF, from the coding sequence ATGACACGACTACCAATTTTAATGTACCATAACGTTTCTGAAGAAGAGAAAAAGAGTAGGGGACTTATAATTTCTGCTGCAAAGTTAGAGAGTCAATTTCGTTATTTAACCGAGAATAAGTACATAAGTTATCATTTGTCGGAATTGGAAACCAAGAGCCAGCTGCCAAAGAAAAGCATCATAATTACTTTTGATGATGTTACGGAAAATCAATTGATCTATGCCGTACCATTATTGAAGAAATACAATTTAAAAGCAACATTTTTCGTGCCTTTTGCCTACGTTGATAAAACGGATATGTGGAATGATGGTAGCGAGAAAATCATGAGTTATGAACAATTGAGAAATCTTCCTGAAATCATTGAATTGGGTCTGCATTCTTATGCTCATAAAAAATATGACTCCCTTTCTGAATTGGAAATTAATAATGATTTCGAAAAATGCTTCAAATGTATCGAAGAGCACAATCTTAAAGTTTATAGCGCTGTTGCTTATCCTTATGGTAATTTTCCCAAAAAAGAGCCTGAAAAATCCAAATTCAAGACAAATTTGAAGCAGAACGATATTAAAATGGGATTGCGGATTGGTAACAAAATCAACAAATTTCCGTTTAAAAATCCGTTTGAAATTATGCGTATTGATGTAAAAGGAGAGGACAGTCTGCTGAAATTCAAACTGAAACTGCGTTTCGGTAAACTGAAATTATTTTAA
- a CDS encoding glycosyltransferase family 2 protein, which yields MSTLSVIIPTYNEIDYIEDAVKSVDFADEIIVIDSFSSDGTKEKAISLGCKVLERKFDNFSSQKNHAIKEATGDWVLFIDGDERVSQKLKFEILEVMASGKHGGYKINFPHFYMNRFLYHKVDRVVRLVRNNNIHFTGDVHEKLNVPGSIGQLKNFMLHYTYKGLFHLLQKKDSYAWFQANTSIQKGKKVTYFHLFFKPLYRFFSSYILKRGFMDGVPGLALASVNAYGVFSRYAKMLLIQKGLK from the coding sequence ATGAGTACGCTTTCGGTTATTATCCCCACCTATAATGAGATTGACTATATTGAAGATGCAGTGAAATCAGTAGATTTTGCTGATGAAATTATTGTCATAGATTCGTTCAGCAGTGACGGAACCAAAGAAAAAGCCATCTCATTAGGCTGTAAGGTTTTGGAACGAAAGTTTGACAACTTTTCCAGCCAGAAAAACCACGCCATCAAAGAGGCAACTGGAGATTGGGTACTTTTCATTGACGGAGACGAAAGGGTAAGCCAAAAACTTAAATTCGAAATTCTTGAAGTTATGGCTTCAGGAAAACACGGCGGCTATAAAATCAATTTCCCTCATTTCTACATGAACCGCTTTTTATACCATAAAGTTGATCGTGTGGTAAGACTGGTAAGAAACAACAACATTCACTTTACCGGTGATGTACATGAAAAACTAAATGTACCGGGTAGTATCGGACAATTGAAAAATTTCATGCTGCATTACACCTATAAAGGCTTGTTTCATTTGCTGCAGAAAAAAGACTCTTATGCTTGGTTTCAGGCCAACACTTCGATTCAAAAAGGTAAAAAAGTCACATATTTTCACTTATTCTTTAAACCTTTATACCGCTTTTTTTCGTCCTATATTTTAAAAAGAGGATTTATGGACGGTGTCCCGGGGTTAGCACTGGCAAGTGTTAATGCTTACGGGGTCTTTTCACGTTATGCAAAAATGCTCCTGATTCAGAAAGGCTTAAAATAA
- a CDS encoding glycosyltransferase family 2 protein — protein MQKNISVVISTYNSPEWLKKVIWGYNTQTYRNFEMVIADDGSRQDTFDLIEEMKKEVFYPIIHVWHEDNGFQKSQILNKAILACTTDYIMMSDGDCIPRPDFVEQHIKFREEGYFLSGGYHKLPMDLSKNITKEDIYSGKCFDVNWLKKNGMESSFKNQKVDAVGMKSWFLNLLTPTTPSWNGHNASGWKKDIVAINGFDERMQYGGQDRELGERLVNYGIKPKQIRYSTVCLHLDHPRGYATPESINKNKNIRKETKDLKKKWTDFGIVKK, from the coding sequence ATGCAAAAGAATATTTCAGTTGTAATTAGTACATACAATTCACCTGAATGGCTTAAAAAAGTAATTTGGGGGTATAACACACAGACCTATCGTAACTTCGAGATGGTTATCGCAGATGACGGCTCACGTCAGGACACATTCGATTTGATCGAAGAAATGAAAAAGGAAGTGTTCTATCCGATTATCCATGTGTGGCATGAAGACAACGGTTTTCAAAAATCACAAATTTTAAACAAAGCTATTTTAGCCTGTACAACCGATTATATCATGATGTCCGACGGGGATTGCATTCCGCGCCCGGATTTTGTGGAACAGCACATTAAATTCAGGGAAGAAGGCTATTTCCTTTCCGGAGGGTATCACAAACTGCCAATGGATTTATCGAAAAACATCACCAAAGAAGATATTTATTCCGGTAAATGTTTTGATGTAAATTGGTTAAAGAAGAACGGAATGGAATCCTCTTTTAAAAACCAGAAAGTTGATGCTGTGGGTATGAAAAGCTGGTTTTTAAATTTGCTGACGCCTACAACACCAAGTTGGAACGGACATAATGCTTCGGGCTGGAAAAAGGATATTGTTGCCATCAATGGTTTTGACGAACGCATGCAATATGGCGGTCAGGACAGAGAGTTAGGGGAACGTTTGGTTAACTACGGAATCAAGCCGAAACAAATCCGCTATAGTACGGTTTGCCTGCATTTGGATCACCCAAGAGGTTATGCCACTCCGGAATCCATCAATAAGAATAAAAACATCCGTAAAGAAACCAAGGATCTGAAGAAAAAATGGACCGATTTCGGAATCGTTAAAAAATAG
- a CDS encoding glycosyltransferase family 9 protein translates to MKKVLIIQNKRIGDVLISSVIANNFKAKYPDSEVHFMAYDFTHGVIENNPNIDKIISINDKELKKFPVLLKLIRQIQKEKYDVIFDPYSKTQSRIICKFSGAKQTIGHKSRKKFGNWGYYTNPVEISKEKTKICGKAIEDRIHLLNQVGDFEPINYEPKIFLSEAEKKEDLLGKYADKKVIVLGVLGSTPQKSMPYEYVAEMVDFISEKYDVNILFNYAPHQKVEAMKIYEMCKNKSNIIVDIYAQSIRDFVKLMSQSTALVSNEGGTVHIAKALNKPTFTIFSPYVNKDHWASFEDGKFHHSVHLLEMKPDLFDSFTFEERKKIEKNPDELYKQLTPEMILPELDKFLQNNL, encoded by the coding sequence ATGAAGAAAGTTTTAATCATACAAAACAAGCGAATCGGAGATGTATTGATCAGTTCGGTGATAGCCAATAATTTCAAGGCAAAATACCCCGACAGTGAAGTTCATTTCATGGCCTATGATTTTACGCACGGTGTGATCGAGAACAATCCGAACATTGATAAGATCATTTCCATCAATGACAAAGAACTGAAAAAATTCCCTGTTTTGTTGAAACTGATTCGTCAGATCCAAAAGGAAAAATACGATGTCATTTTTGATCCGTATTCCAAAACACAGAGCCGTATCATTTGTAAATTCTCCGGAGCCAAACAGACCATCGGTCATAAAAGCCGTAAGAAATTCGGAAATTGGGGCTACTACACCAACCCGGTTGAAATCTCAAAAGAAAAAACCAAAATCTGTGGTAAAGCTATTGAAGACCGCATTCATTTACTAAATCAGGTCGGCGATTTTGAACCGATTAACTATGAGCCGAAAATCTTTTTATCCGAAGCAGAGAAAAAAGAAGATTTGTTAGGAAAGTATGCCGACAAAAAAGTAATCGTCCTTGGCGTATTGGGAAGCACTCCGCAAAAATCGATGCCATATGAATATGTTGCTGAGATGGTTGATTTCATTTCTGAGAAGTATGATGTAAACATTCTTTTCAATTATGCGCCGCATCAGAAAGTCGAAGCCATGAAAATCTACGAAATGTGCAAAAACAAAAGCAACATCATAGTGGATATTTATGCGCAAAGTATTCGGGATTTTGTCAAATTAATGTCGCAATCCACTGCATTGGTCTCCAATGAAGGCGGAACAGTCCATATTGCAAAAGCGTTGAACAAGCCTACTTTTACGATTTTCTCGCCTTATGTAAACAAAGATCATTGGGCCAGTTTTGAAGACGGCAAATTCCATCATTCGGTACATTTACTGGAAATGAAACCGGATCTATTCGATAGTTTTACTTTTGAAGAGCGCAAGAAAATTGAAAAAAATCCGGACGAACTATACAAACAACTGACTCCGGAAATGATTTTACCTGAATTGGATAAATTCCTGCAAAATAATTTATAA
- a CDS encoding lipopolysaccharide kinase InaA family protein translates to MRITIHPKYASQKNAVLQLVMAFFDEGDLIVKGARNTIKSNVLGEKKVNIKYFKKPSFIKSVIYSFFRSTKAKRSYDYANYLLQHNIPTPFPIAYLEKRNGLGLIGDSYYVSQQIDYDFTIRELIHDPLFPERNIILEQFAEFTFKMHEANVNFLDHSPGNTLIVKKGAGEYEFFLIDLNRMKFESMSTEARMDNFKKMWLSKTMVKVIAQKYAELTNQSEEKLHALLLEKTLDFKRKITKKKWLKRKLKR, encoded by the coding sequence GTGAGAATTACCATCCATCCGAAATATGCATCCCAAAAAAACGCTGTACTGCAATTAGTTATGGCTTTTTTTGACGAAGGAGACCTGATTGTGAAAGGTGCCCGGAATACCATCAAATCAAATGTGTTGGGTGAAAAAAAGGTAAATATCAAATACTTCAAGAAACCCAGCTTCATTAAATCGGTTATTTATTCGTTTTTTAGAAGCACAAAAGCCAAACGTTCGTATGATTATGCCAACTATCTGCTTCAGCATAACATTCCGACACCTTTTCCGATAGCTTATTTAGAAAAAAGAAACGGATTAGGATTGATTGGGGACAGTTACTATGTAAGCCAGCAAATCGATTATGATTTTACCATTCGTGAGTTGATTCACGATCCGTTATTTCCCGAGCGAAATATAATCTTGGAGCAGTTTGCCGAGTTTACCTTCAAAATGCACGAAGCCAATGTGAATTTTTTGGACCATTCACCCGGGAATACCCTGATAGTAAAAAAAGGAGCAGGCGAGTATGAGTTCTTTCTGATTGATTTGAACAGAATGAAATTCGAATCCATGTCGACCGAAGCCCGAATGGACAATTTCAAAAAAATGTGGCTTTCCAAAACCATGGTAAAGGTCATCGCTCAAAAGTATGCCGAATTAACCAATCAGTCAGAAGAAAAGCTACATGCCTTACTTTTAGAAAAAACCTTGGATTTCAAGCGGAAAATAACCAAAAAGAAATGGTTAAAACGTAAACTGAAACGCTAA
- a CDS encoding 2,3,4,5-tetrahydropyridine-2,6-dicarboxylate N-succinyltransferase: MSTLQTIIEQAWDNRALLQEESTQKAIREVIELLDSGKLRVAEPVEGGWQVNEWVKKAVVMYFPIQKMETWEAGIFEYHDKMLLKRNYAEKGIRVVPNAVARYGSYISNGVILMPSYVNIGAYVDEGTMVDTWATVGSCAQIGKNVHLSGGVGIGGVLEPLQAAPVIIEDGAFIGSRCIVVEGVRVETEAVLGANVCLTASTKIIDVTGDEPVEMKGIVPARSVVIPGSYTKKFAAGEFQVPCALIIGKRKPSTDLKTSLNNALREYDVAV; this comes from the coding sequence ATGAGCACTTTACAGACTATCATAGAACAAGCTTGGGATAACAGAGCTTTATTACAGGAAGAAAGCACCCAGAAAGCGATCAGAGAAGTTATCGAATTGTTGGATTCAGGGAAACTGCGTGTTGCAGAACCTGTTGAAGGCGGATGGCAAGTGAACGAATGGGTAAAGAAAGCAGTAGTAATGTATTTCCCTATCCAGAAAATGGAAACTTGGGAAGCAGGTATTTTCGAATACCACGACAAAATGCTTTTAAAACGCAACTATGCTGAAAAAGGTATCCGCGTGGTTCCTAATGCTGTAGCACGTTATGGTTCTTATATTTCAAACGGTGTGATTTTAATGCCGAGTTATGTAAATATCGGTGCGTATGTAGATGAAGGTACGATGGTAGACACGTGGGCAACTGTGGGAAGCTGTGCTCAGATTGGTAAAAACGTACACTTGAGCGGTGGTGTTGGTATCGGTGGTGTATTGGAACCATTACAGGCAGCTCCGGTAATTATCGAGGACGGTGCTTTCATCGGTTCGCGTTGTATCGTGGTTGAAGGTGTTCGCGTGGAAACGGAAGCGGTTTTAGGAGCAAATGTTTGTTTAACAGCATCTACTAAAATCATCGACGTTACTGGTGATGAGCCGGTTGAGATGAAAGGTATTGTTCCGGCACGTTCGGTAGTAATTCCGGGAAGTTATACTAAAAAATTCGCAGCAGGAGAATTCCAGGTTCCTTGTGCTTTAATCATTGGAAAACGTAAACCTTCAACGGATTTGAAAACGTCGTTGAACAATGCGTTGCGTGAATATGATGTGGCGGTTTAA
- a CDS encoding class I SAM-dependent methyltransferase, with translation MKDYFSVNSKGYSQFRPRYPEEMIREIVSLVKDKNTALDVATGNGQVAVKLSEFFQTVYGTDISENQLSQAPEIQNVIYKKMPGENTDFTDHQFDLITVAQAIHWFDFDVFYKEVYRILKPEGVFAVMGYGFFSTNKDSDKILWRLYEDIVGLYWDPERDYLTQEYQTIPFPFEEIVNKKFTESYTWSFEQLIGYLETWSATTNYKKANNNENPIDIVREELKTSWEKGNKKVAFPMFLRIGKLKP, from the coding sequence ATGAAAGATTATTTTTCCGTCAATTCGAAAGGATATTCCCAATTCCGTCCCCGATATCCGGAGGAAATGATTCGCGAAATTGTTTCCTTAGTAAAAGATAAAAATACAGCATTGGATGTGGCAACTGGCAATGGTCAGGTAGCAGTCAAACTGTCGGAGTTTTTTCAAACGGTTTATGGTACCGATATAAGCGAAAATCAACTGAGTCAGGCACCTGAAATTCAAAATGTCATCTATAAAAAAATGCCTGGTGAGAACACCGATTTCACTGACCATCAATTCGATTTAATTACGGTTGCGCAAGCCATTCATTGGTTTGATTTTGATGTCTTTTACAAGGAAGTTTATAGAATTTTAAAACCGGAAGGCGTTTTCGCAGTAATGGGTTACGGTTTTTTCTCCACCAATAAAGATTCGGATAAAATATTGTGGCGGTTGTATGAAGATATAGTAGGGTTGTATTGGGATCCGGAACGGGACTATCTTACGCAGGAATATCAAACGATTCCGTTTCCGTTCGAGGAAATAGTGAATAAGAAATTTACGGAATCTTACACTTGGTCGTTCGAACAGTTAATTGGATATCTGGAAACCTGGTCGGCCACAACAAATTACAAGAAAGCAAACAACAATGAAAATCCAATCGATATTGTTCGAGAAGAATTAAAAACGTCTTGGGAAAAAGGGAATAAGAAAGTGGCTTTTCCGATGTTTTTGAGGATTGGAAAATTAAAACCGTAA
- the ruvX gene encoding Holliday junction resolvase RuvX, translating into MPRILAIDYGMKRTGIAVTDEMQIIASGLTTIPSETVITFLKDYFAKENVAKVLIGEPKQMNGQPSESAPLIESFVVEFKSAFPEMVLERVDERFTSKMAFQTMIDSGLKKKQRQNKALIDEISATIMLQDYLSRKMF; encoded by the coding sequence ATGCCAAGAATTCTCGCTATAGACTACGGTATGAAACGCACCGGGATTGCCGTTACCGATGAAATGCAAATCATCGCTTCGGGGCTGACCACTATTCCTTCAGAAACTGTAATCACTTTTTTAAAAGACTATTTCGCAAAAGAGAATGTTGCTAAAGTACTTATCGGGGAGCCGAAACAAATGAATGGGCAACCGTCTGAAAGTGCGCCACTTATAGAATCCTTCGTTGTTGAATTCAAATCGGCTTTTCCGGAAATGGTTCTGGAGCGTGTGGACGAGCGTTTTACCTCAAAAATGGCATTTCAAACGATGATTGACAGCGGACTCAAAAAGAAGCAGCGTCAAAATAAAGCGCTGATTGATGAGATTTCCGCAACAATTATGCTTCAGGATTATCTATCCCGAAAAATGTTTTAA
- a CDS encoding malate:quinone oxidoreductase: MTTQHKSEADVVLIGAGIMSATLGLLLKELQPNLKIEIFERLDIAAAESSDAWNNAGTGHAAFCELNYTPEKGDGSIDTSKAVKIVEAFEVSRQFWSYLVEKGLLNNPENFIKSVPHMSFVWGEKNTKYLKKRFDALQEFHLFKDMEYTEDPERIKEWAPLIMEGRKGAKKLAATTMRFGTDVNFGELTRSIFRYLETLDGVQLHFNHDVRKLRQYNDGPWRVRVNDLSTGIKKRVKAKFVFIGAGGGSLLLLEKANIPEGAGFGGFPVSGQWLRCTNEELIEKHQAKVYGKAAVGAPPMSVPHIDTRMIDGKKALLFGPYAGFSTKFLKSGSYLDLAKSIKPGNIKPMLGAGISNIPLTKYLIEQVMQSPDDRMKALREYLPDAKKEDWVLENAGQRVQVIKKDKNGKGVLEFGTEVVNAADGSLAVLLGASPGASTAVSIMLDLIGRCFKEELASPEWQGKLKEMIPSYGQKLNENPQLADELRHKTGTILKLKDLTKSSI, from the coding sequence ATGACAACACAACACAAATCAGAAGCAGATGTAGTTTTAATTGGGGCCGGAATTATGAGTGCCACTTTGGGATTACTGCTGAAAGAACTTCAGCCAAATTTAAAAATCGAAATTTTTGAACGTTTAGATATAGCTGCTGCCGAAAGCTCCGATGCATGGAATAATGCTGGAACTGGTCATGCTGCTTTTTGTGAGCTGAACTATACTCCCGAAAAGGGTGATGGTTCTATCGATACTTCTAAGGCGGTGAAAATCGTTGAGGCTTTTGAAGTTTCACGTCAGTTTTGGTCTTATCTGGTTGAGAAAGGTTTGTTGAACAATCCGGAAAATTTTATAAAAAGTGTACCCCATATGAGTTTTGTTTGGGGCGAAAAAAATACAAAGTACCTTAAAAAACGTTTCGACGCTTTACAGGAATTCCACCTTTTCAAGGATATGGAATACACGGAAGACCCTGAAAGAATTAAAGAATGGGCTCCGCTTATCATGGAAGGCCGTAAAGGTGCTAAGAAATTAGCAGCTACTACGATGCGTTTCGGAACAGATGTGAACTTCGGTGAATTAACCCGAAGCATTTTCAGATACCTAGAAACATTGGATGGTGTACAGTTACATTTCAATCATGATGTGCGCAAGCTTAGACAATACAATGACGGACCTTGGAGGGTGAGAGTTAATGATCTTAGCACAGGAATTAAAAAACGTGTTAAAGCGAAGTTTGTTTTTATAGGTGCAGGAGGAGGATCCCTTTTATTGTTGGAAAAAGCCAATATCCCTGAAGGAGCAGGTTTTGGTGGTTTCCCTGTGAGCGGGCAATGGTTAAGATGTACCAACGAAGAGCTGATTGAAAAACACCAGGCAAAAGTATATGGAAAGGCAGCGGTTGGAGCTCCGCCAATGTCAGTTCCCCATATCGATACACGAATGATCGACGGTAAAAAAGCGTTGTTGTTCGGACCGTATGCAGGATTTTCAACGAAATTCTTAAAGAGTGGTTCGTATTTAGATTTGGCAAAATCCATTAAACCAGGTAATATCAAACCAATGCTTGGTGCCGGAATCAGCAATATTCCGTTGACAAAATATTTAATTGAGCAGGTAATGCAATCGCCGGATGACCGAATGAAAGCATTGCGTGAATATTTGCCGGATGCGAAAAAAGAAGACTGGGTATTGGAAAATGCCGGTCAGCGTGTTCAGGTAATCAAAAAAGATAAAAACGGTAAAGGAGTTTTAGAATTCGGTACTGAAGTGGTAAATGCTGCTGATGGTTCTTTGGCGGTTCTGCTTGGGGCTTCTCCGGGGGCTTCCACAGCGGTTTCTATCATGTTGGATTTGATCGGGCGTTGTTTCAAAGAAGAATTAGCTTCTCCGGAATGGCAAGGTAAACTGAAAGAAATGATTCCTTCTTATGGTCAAAAATTAAACGAAAATCCTCAGTTGGCGGACGAACTTCGTCACAAAACAGGAACAATACTGAAATTGAAAGATTTGACTAAGTCTTCAATCTAA
- a CDS encoding FUSC family protein, which translates to MIQKIKKHTDNTNFANALKVTIACALPVIILSQFDHFKEGFAIAIGALLTFPSDVPGSLSHKIRGILIAVFLITTTTLTLGFIQDSPIIVYPILLVLLFFFSMISVYGQRASMVSFVCLMTVSLAFSHSYKGSQLIEHTLYILLGGLFYLFISLLFHFLRPHRYMELQIADCLRLTSKYLKLRGDLWNTDADKSKITEEQLEIQVEINTIHESIREFLFQNTINSSNSNQNRKMLIVFTNLVEILEISLSFSFNHDELHQRFDNHPKTLRTYQNLAYDMAATLKKLSQSLQNNTKYTPEHTLIHDLEKLQQIIEQYKTEIGTTATPEGLLMLKNMQHYAERQVEKIKIIEKALAGYLNLEEFSHKHKEIEKFLTPQNYRLRVLAENMSFSSTAFRHSLRLSLTILAGFIIGKLLPLQNGYWILLTIVVIMRPGYGLTKQRSFHRIFGTIIGGIIAFGILYFVSNNYVLGTLSVIAMILGFIYSQIDYKIGATFVTINVIFIYGMLSPNVTEVIQYRILDTLFGAVLAFLGNYFLWPSWEFLKLSNHLEKSIGANRNYLREITLFYNQKGETTTEYKLSRKQAFIEIGNLMASFQRMKQEPKSKQKNIANVYKTVVLNHTLLSSAASLGTYVQSHKTTEASEAFNIVTDTVIRNLDLAIETLNGKRKDSALTSDEKERLDLSFIELKNIRYQELKRKSINEEDFQLKMEEAQLVIDQLIWLINLSENLLKEIKNLNTNE; encoded by the coding sequence ATGATTCAAAAAATTAAAAAACATACAGACAACACCAACTTCGCCAACGCTTTAAAAGTGACTATTGCCTGTGCACTTCCCGTAATTATTTTGTCGCAATTTGATCATTTTAAGGAAGGTTTTGCCATTGCCATCGGAGCTTTACTTACTTTCCCCAGCGATGTACCGGGCAGTTTAAGCCATAAAATAAGAGGTATTCTTATTGCTGTTTTCCTAATCACGACCACAACATTAACACTCGGTTTTATTCAGGACAGCCCTATTATCGTATATCCGATATTATTGGTTTTATTATTCTTTTTTTCGATGATTTCTGTGTACGGACAGAGGGCCAGTATGGTTTCTTTTGTCTGTCTGATGACTGTTTCGCTTGCTTTCAGTCATTCCTATAAAGGATCGCAACTTATTGAACATACCCTATATATTTTACTTGGAGGTTTGTTTTACCTTTTCATTTCGTTGCTTTTTCATTTCCTCCGGCCGCACCGTTATATGGAATTACAGATTGCCGATTGTTTGCGACTAACCTCAAAATATTTAAAGCTTCGTGGAGATTTATGGAATACTGATGCCGATAAATCCAAAATAACTGAAGAACAACTTGAAATTCAGGTGGAAATAAATACAATTCACGAAAGTATTCGTGAGTTTTTATTCCAAAACACCATCAATTCGAGCAATTCAAACCAAAATCGAAAAATGCTGATTGTCTTCACCAATTTGGTGGAAATATTGGAAATTTCGCTTTCATTTTCATTCAATCACGACGAATTACATCAGCGTTTCGACAATCATCCGAAAACATTACGAACCTATCAGAACCTCGCTTATGACATGGCGGCAACGCTTAAAAAACTGTCACAGAGTCTTCAAAACAATACAAAATACACTCCGGAACACACCCTGATCCACGATTTGGAAAAATTGCAGCAGATTATCGAACAATACAAAACCGAAATAGGCACAACCGCCACCCCGGAAGGTCTTTTGATGCTGAAAAATATGCAGCACTATGCCGAAAGACAGGTGGAGAAAATTAAAATTATCGAAAAGGCACTGGCCGGATACCTTAATCTGGAAGAGTTCAGTCACAAACACAAGGAAATAGAAAAGTTCCTGACACCTCAAAATTACCGTCTTCGCGTATTGGCTGAAAATATGAGTTTTTCATCCACTGCTTTCAGGCATTCTTTACGCCTGTCATTAACCATTCTTGCAGGTTTTATTATTGGAAAACTGCTTCCGCTTCAAAATGGTTATTGGATTTTGCTGACTATTGTGGTCATCATGCGTCCCGGTTACGGTTTAACAAAACAACGCTCTTTCCATCGGATTTTCGGAACTATCATTGGAGGAATAATTGCATTTGGTATACTTTACTTTGTGAGTAATAATTATGTTTTAGGAACGTTATCGGTTATTGCAATGATTTTAGGTTTTATCTATTCGCAAATCGATTATAAAATAGGGGCTACATTCGTAACCATCAATGTGATTTTCATTTACGGAATGCTTTCACCAAATGTAACTGAAGTTATTCAATACCGAATTTTAGACACACTATTTGGAGCTGTGCTGGCTTTTTTAGGCAATTACTTCCTTTGGCCTTCCTGGGAATTTTTAAAACTCAGCAATCACCTCGAGAAATCGATTGGCGCCAACCGGAATTACCTGAGGGAAATCACCCTTTTTTACAACCAAAAAGGAGAAACCACCACAGAATATAAATTATCCCGCAAACAGGCTTTCATTGAAATCGGGAATCTGATGGCTTCGTTCCAAAGGATGAAACAGGAACCGAAATCAAAGCAGAAAAACATAGCAAATGTTTACAAAACCGTTGTACTTAACCATACACTGCTCTCCTCAGCTGCATCGTTGGGTACCTATGTACAGTCGCATAAAACCACTGAAGCTTCCGAAGCATTTAACATAGTAACTGATACCGTTATCCGTAATTTAGATTTAGCCATTGAAACCCTCAACGGAAAAAGAAAAGACTCGGCGCTAACAAGCGATGAAAAAGAACGATTGGATTTGAGTTTTATAGAACTGAAAAACATCCGTTATCAGGAATTAAAACGCAAGAGCATTAATGAGGAAGATTTTCAACTGAAGATGGAAGAAGCGCAACTTGTAATTGACCAATTAATCTGGCTGATTAACCTATCTGAAAATTTATTGAAAGAGATAAAGAACCTAAATACAAACGAATAA
- the def gene encoding peptide deformylase: MILPIIGYGDPVLRKMGEEISTDYPNLKETIANMYETMYNAYGVGLAAPQVGLAIRLFIVDCEPFGDSDDLSKEEAEQLKGFKKTFINAKILKEEGEEWGFNEGCLSIPEVREDVFRHEQITIEYYDEDFNKKTEVYDGLIARVIQHEYDHIEGILFTDRISSLKKRLISKKLQNIMEGKTRPDYKMKFVAKKGR; this comes from the coding sequence ATGATTTTACCAATTATAGGATATGGCGATCCGGTGCTTCGCAAAATGGGCGAGGAGATTTCTACAGATTATCCGAATCTTAAGGAGACCATTGCTAATATGTATGAGACAATGTACAATGCTTATGGCGTTGGATTAGCAGCACCGCAGGTAGGTTTGGCGATTCGTCTTTTTATTGTTGACTGCGAACCTTTCGGCGACAGCGATGATTTGTCAAAAGAAGAAGCAGAGCAATTAAAAGGTTTCAAAAAAACTTTCATCAATGCTAAAATTCTTAAAGAAGAAGGCGAGGAATGGGGTTTTAATGAAGGCTGTTTAAGCATTCCGGAAGTTCGTGAAGATGTTTTCCGTCATGAACAAATCACAATCGAATATTACGACGAAGATTTTAATAAGAAAACGGAAGTGTATGATGGTTTGATTGCCAGAGTAATTCAGCACGAATACGATCATATTGAAGGGATTTTGTTTACTGACAGGATATCTTCACTTAAGAAACGTTTAATATCAAAGAAATTACAAAACATCATGGAAGGGAAAACCCGTCCGGATTATAAAATGAAATTTGTTGCCAAAAAAGGCAGATAA